CGCTGAATATCTACTGTAGGATGAAACCAGGTTTTTAATCCCATATCGGTTACCTTTTGTCTTAACCACCAAACTACATCATCTGTAGTAGTCGTTCCTGGCTGTATAACCGAAGTACTATATGCTTCATCAATAATATCATGAGTGATTTTCACCAACTCTTTATATATTTCCATTTCCTGTTGGGTACGTGTTTCTACCCAAGCAATTGATAATTTTTCGGAAGAGGAAATTCTTGATTTATATTCTTCTGGCAGTACATTCATCAACTCATCATAGTCTGTTTTCACTATACCATCCAGAATTCCAAAATCTTTAGAATAATTAATTCCAATTTTTTTGGGATCTCTTTTTGAAATTATATCAATAAGTGCTTTCCATTGATCTGGTTGTTTATCCTTATCCCAGGCAGAATCAATATTTTTGCCCACATTATATCGAGCTACTGCCAGTTTTTCTATTGTATTCTTAGCTTTGTCTCTATAAAAAACCAAAATAGTTCTTCGTCTGGCATTTAACCAGGTCGAAGGTAGCATTGTTTTAAGTACAGGGTCTTCGTTGTATTCCCTCGAAATCAAGATCCACATATCAAACTCTGTACGATCCATTAGTTGAGGTAAAAGATTATCAAATCGATCTTTTAAAACCATATCAATTGCTGCTGCTCTTTCTCTTTGGTTTAGAATTTGAGATTGAATGGCAGTACTAAGAAAAAATAAGGTTATAATAAATAGGTTTTTCATTGTGTGATTAGTATGAGGGAATTAAATGTATAATTGAAATAAAAATATCACAAAAAAAGACACCTGCAAAACAATACAGATGCCTCTTTCGAACTTTAACAATACCTTTTGATTACTCTATAATCCCTGATAGCTATTCATAAGTCTTATAAATTCTGCTTTATATCCCTGGTCATCTTTTTCCTTATTCGTTTCGGCTAAAGCAATTATATCTTTAAGATTTTGGTTTTCAATATATTTCGAACCTCTTAATTTCATTCCAAACCAAGCGATTGACGCTACAAAATTAAAATCTTGTGAAGCAGAAGTTTTAGCATCTGTATGTAAAATATGAACCATTTCAATACTCTTTTTCTCTTGTGGTCTTTTATATCTAAACTTAACAGTTAATAGTTCATCTCCATACTCTTTGTTAATCGTTGAATTGGTATATTTTAGATCTGCAATTTCTTTTAGATACTTGTTTTTTACTCCTACGGGAATTACCTCATATAGTGCAGTCACTGTATGCCCACTTCCCAATTCTCCGGCATCTTTAGTATCATCTATAAAATCTTCATCTGCCAAAAGTCTGTTTTCATATCCTATCAATCGATATGCCTGCACTTTACCGGGGTTAAATTCAACTTGAATTTTTACATCTTTAGCTATTGTATATAAAGTGCCTCCGAATTCTTTCCCCAATACTCTTTGGGCTTCTTGCATAGTATCGATATATGCATGGTTACCATTACCAGTATCTGCTAATATTTCTAACTTACTGTCCTTATAATTTCCCATTCCGAATCCCAGACATGTTAAAAATACATTGGATTTACGTTTTTCTTCAATCAATTTTTTCATGTCTTTATCGCT
This region of Aquimarina spinulae genomic DNA includes:
- a CDS encoding M24 family metallopeptidase codes for the protein MKNLFIITLFFLSTAIQSQILNQRERAAAIDMVLKDRFDNLLPQLMDRTEFDMWILISREYNEDPVLKTMLPSTWLNARRRTILVFYRDKAKNTIEKLAVARYNVGKNIDSAWDKDKQPDQWKALIDIISKRDPKKIGINYSKDFGILDGIVKTDYDELMNVLPEEYKSRISSSEKLSIAWVETRTQQEMEIYKELVKITHDIIDEAYSTSVIQPGTTTTDDVVWWLRQKVTDMGLKTWFHPTVDIQRSGETLQSHIVSFSDRPKDKVIRPGDLIHCDFGITYLRLNTDCQQHAYILKNEETSPPEFLTKAFADGNKVQDIFTSNFKTGKTGNEILLKSLEQAKAEGLKPSIYTHPLGVFGHSAGPTIGMWDAQGGVPGTGDYPLYENTVYAIELNTTVTLPEWKKDIRIMLEEAGFWSASGFKYVNNRQTKLITIPKRK